A section of the Pan paniscus chromosome 7, NHGRI_mPanPan1-v2.0_pri, whole genome shotgun sequence genome encodes:
- the FSBP gene encoding fibrinogen silencer-binding protein — MVGKARSSNFTLSEKLDLLKLVKPYVKILEEHTNKHSVIVEKNRCWDIIAVNYNAIGVDRPPRTAQGLRTLYKRLKEYAKQELLQQKETQSDFKSNISEPTKKVMEMIPQISSFCLVRDRNHIQSANLDEEAQAGTSSLQVMLDHHPVAITVEVKQEEDIKPPPPLVLNSQQSDTLEQREEHELVHVMERSLSPSLSSVDMRMTSSPSSIPRRDDFFRHESGEHFRSLLGYDPQILQMLKEEHQIILENQKNFGLYVQEKRDGLKRRQQLEEELLRAKIEVEKLKAIRLRHDLPEYNSL; from the exons ATGGTAGGAAAGGCTAGATCTTCCAATTTTACCTTATCCGAAAAGCTTGATTTGCTAAAGCTTGTGAAGCCATATGTGAAAATTCTCGAAGAACACACTAATAAACATTCAGTAATAGTAGAAAAGAATAGATGTTGGGATATCATAGCAGTTAACTATAATGCAATTGGAGTAGACCGCCCTCCTCGAACAGCACAGGGCCTACGCACCCTTTATAAAAGGCTCAAAGAATATGCCAAACAGGAGCTATTACAGCAAAAAGAGACCCAATCagattttaaaagcaatatttCTGAGCCAACCAAGAAAGTTATGGAGATGATTCCCCagatttccagtttttgcctggTAAGAGACAGGAACCACATACAAAG TGCAAACTTGGATGAGGAGGCACAGGCTGGTACCAGTTCACTACAGGTAATGTTGGATCACCATCCTGTTGCTATTACAGTGGAGGTGAAGCAAGAAGAAGACATTAAACCACCTCCTCCACTGGTTTTAAATTCTCAACAGAGTGATACTTTAGAGCAAAGAGAAGAACATGAATTAGTACATGTTATGGAAAGATCCTTGTCGCCTTCACTTTCCTCTGTTGATATGAGAATGACATCGTCTCCATCTTCTATTCCAAGGAGAGATGATTTTTTTCGGCATGAGAGTGGTGAACACTTTAGGTCACTATTAGGGTATGATCCTCAGATCCTGCAAATGTTGAAAGAGGAGCATcagataattttagaaaatcaaaaaaattttgGATTGTATGTTCAGGAGAAGAGGGATGGATTGAAAAGAAGGCAGCAGCTAGAGGAAGAGCTACTAAGAGCAAAAATTGAAGTGGAGAAGCTGAAAGCAATTCGCTTACGGCATGATCTACCTGAATATAACAGtctctaa